A region from the Candidatus Auribacterota bacterium genome encodes:
- a CDS encoding GIY-YIG nuclease family protein gives MMSKNYFVYILWSAFHKRFYIGVTDDVKRRLDQHNAGISKWTRGRGPWVIVWQRLFSSLSEARRFENRLKKQKGGNKFFEHAGLDPAEFRLPGS, from the coding sequence ATGATGAGCAAGAACTATTTTGTTTATATCCTCTGGTCTGCCTTCCACAAACGCTTTTATATTGGTGTCACCGATGATGTCAAACGCCGCCTCGACCAACATAATGCCGGCATATCCAAATGGACCAGAGGCAGGGGCCCGTGGGTTATAGTGTGGCAGCGTTTATTTTCAAGCCTATCTGAAGCGCGTCGCTTTGAAAATCGGCTTAAAAAGCAGAAGGGGGGCAATAAATTTTTCGAACACGCTGGCCTTGATCCCGCCGAGTTCAGGTTGCCGGGCTCATAA
- a CDS encoding DUF1634 domain-containing protein has protein sequence MHNDAMNGALDAEVERVEKIISRILFAGVIAALALIVGGTVTSFVHHPDYVTAPCALPRLTSPGANTMQTILQVESGILNFRGRAVVMAGLLLLILMPVVRVAVTIFAFIHQRDWIYAVFTTIVLLLLIISFILGKTG, from the coding sequence ATGCATAATGATGCAATGAACGGCGCCCTTGACGCAGAGGTCGAAAGGGTTGAGAAGATTATCAGTCGCATCCTCTTCGCCGGAGTGATCGCGGCGCTCGCGCTCATCGTCGGGGGTACGGTCACAAGCTTTGTCCACCATCCGGACTACGTGACCGCTCCCTGTGCGCTTCCCCGACTCACCAGCCCTGGCGCGAATACAATGCAGACCATCCTCCAGGTCGAGTCCGGCATCTTGAACTTCCGCGGACGGGCAGTGGTAATGGCGGGGTTGCTTCTCCTGATTCTAATGCCTGTCGTGCGCGTGGCCGTCACGATTTTTGCTTTTATTCATCAACGGGACTGGATCTATGCGGTGTTCACCACCATTGTCCTTCTGCTCCTGATAATTTCATTTATCCTGGGGAAGACCGGCTAA
- a CDS encoding sulfite exporter TauE/SafE family protein, translating into MIMTPLEFTLINLALSFCAGVIGALLGIGGGLIIVPALTLLLGIDIRYAIGASIVSVIATSIGSSSTYLRKGITNMRLAMFLEVATVAGAIIGAFIAVIINAKWLYFVFCFTLLYLAYTMARIKKKVHLMAENSDNLALRLKLHSNYYDEAIEREIHYGVRHSGAGFAVSCLAGVGSGLLGVGGGFLKVPTMDAIMGVPIKVATTTSNFMIGVTAAASAGVYFARGDIAPFITAPVATGVILGSLAGARILRHISSARLRYAFVTLLVWIALGMFWKGMHVR; encoded by the coding sequence ATCATCATGACCCCGCTTGAATTCACACTCATCAATCTCGCGCTTTCCTTCTGCGCTGGCGTTATTGGGGCCCTCCTCGGCATCGGCGGGGGGCTCATTATCGTTCCGGCCCTCACGCTCCTGCTCGGCATAGACATACGATATGCAATCGGCGCCTCCATCGTCTCCGTGATTGCCACGTCCATCGGCTCTTCCTCCACCTACCTGAGAAAAGGCATCACCAACATGCGCCTCGCGATGTTTCTCGAGGTGGCCACCGTGGCGGGAGCGATCATCGGAGCATTCATCGCAGTGATCATCAACGCGAAATGGCTCTACTTTGTTTTCTGTTTTACCCTCCTCTATCTCGCATACACCATGGCCCGGATCAAAAAGAAGGTTCATCTTATGGCGGAGAACTCCGACAATCTCGCCCTGCGCCTCAAGCTGCACAGCAACTACTACGACGAGGCCATCGAACGAGAGATCCATTACGGGGTGAGACATAGTGGTGCAGGGTTTGCGGTGAGCTGTCTGGCAGGAGTGGGCAGCGGACTGCTGGGCGTGGGCGGAGGATTCCTGAAAGTGCCAACAATGGATGCCATCATGGGGGTGCCCATCAAGGTGGCCACCACGACGAGCAACTTCATGATAGGGGTGACGGCCGCGGCGAGCGCGGGAGTGTACTTCGCGCGTGGGGACATAGCCCCATTCATCACCGCGCCGGTCGCGACAGGTGTCATACTCGGCTCTCTTGCGGGGGCCAGGATCCTCAGGCATATCAGCAGCGCGAGACTGCGCTACGCCTTCGTGACCCTGCTCGTCTGGATAGCACTCGGGATGTTCTGGAAGGGAATGCACGTGAGATGA
- a CDS encoding DUF799 family lipoprotein, translating into MKRAALYAVAASVLVSAGCAGLSTVNYSRCDRGRKITRVAVIAYNQTTADRYEMWAWTKKRPRVVPPDTFDEQVVASLSAKTDYQIIPPATVREALTRLNLQKKSILSRSEMRNFRQLTGADAILFAEVSFYLQNYLFYRTFGLVEITMRLRGTPDNRLLWEAKGRNFALLISTDSALKKTRDKMLVQLAQKLAHDKPMAM; encoded by the coding sequence ATGAAGAGAGCAGCCTTGTATGCCGTTGCGGCGAGTGTGCTCGTATCTGCCGGCTGTGCCGGTCTATCGACGGTCAACTACAGCCGTTGCGACAGGGGAAGAAAGATCACGCGCGTGGCGGTGATCGCGTACAATCAGACAACCGCCGACCGGTACGAGATGTGGGCCTGGACAAAGAAGAGGCCGCGCGTGGTGCCGCCGGACACCTTCGATGAACAGGTCGTCGCCTCGCTCTCAGCGAAAACAGATTACCAGATCATCCCCCCGGCAACCGTCAGGGAGGCGCTCACCAGGCTCAACCTGCAGAAGAAGTCAATACTCAGCCGGAGCGAGATGAGAAACTTTCGCCAATTGACCGGCGCCGACGCTATCCTCTTCGCAGAGGTCTCATTCTACCTGCAGAACTACCTCTTCTACAGAACATTCGGGCTGGTGGAGATTACCATGCGGCTGAGGGGGACGCCGGATAACCGCCTGCTCTGGGAGGCAAAGGGGCGGAACTTTGCCCTCTTGATCTCAACGGACAGCGCGCTCAAAAAGACCCGTGACAAGATGCTGGTGCAGCTCGCGCAGAAGCTGGCGCATGACAAGCCGATGGCGATGTAG